In the Gammaproteobacteria bacterium genome, one interval contains:
- a CDS encoding PqiC family protein yields the protein MHPLYTRLALVIIGVFLIVSAGCARTQATNFYLLAPLPHSETGTTAAEGGLVISIGPVALPGYLDRPQIVSRPSENTLHLAVFNQWGEPLQVNFAHVLAENVSILLPSDHITVFPDLTGTPHDLSIAVQVTRFERDASGNAVLTARWQILEGRDSDVLLTRNSSFSSPIDGQDYEATVTALNQTLTDFSREVAGAINSLSETASP from the coding sequence ATGCACCCGCTTTATACACGTCTGGCCCTCGTTATCATTGGAGTTTTCCTCATCGTGTCGGCAGGCTGCGCCCGTACCCAAGCCACTAACTTCTACCTCTTGGCGCCCCTGCCACACAGCGAGACGGGGACCACGGCGGCCGAGGGGGGCCTAGTCATTAGCATCGGACCTGTGGCGCTTCCGGGTTATCTGGACCGACCACAGATCGTGAGCCGTCCCAGCGAAAACACCCTTCACCTTGCGGTGTTCAATCAATGGGGAGAGCCACTTCAGGTTAATTTCGCGCACGTCCTTGCAGAAAACGTATCGATTTTACTCCCCAGCGATCACATTACCGTCTTTCCCGACCTCACAGGGACGCCGCATGATCTCAGTATTGCGGTCCAGGTAACGCGATTTGAACGTGATGCGAGTGGAAACGCCGTGCTCACAGCGCGCTGGCAGATCTTAGAAGGCCGCGACAGCGATGTGTTGCTGACACGAAACTCAAGTTTCAGCTCACCAATTGACGGACAGGACTACGAGGCGACCGTCACCGCGCTGAACCAAACGCTCACCGATTTCAGCCGTGAGGTCGCTGGGGCGATCAACTCGCTTTCAGAAACCGCATCACCCTAG